The Vigna radiata var. radiata cultivar VC1973A chromosome 6, Vradiata_ver6, whole genome shotgun sequence DNA segment CACAAATCTATTAAAACGAACAAATTCCTTCATCCATCCTTGCTGATCTTTATGAACAGGAGAATCTGTTCAAAAGAACAGACCCTAAGTGATTTTATAGCATCATGGTTACTTTCTGGACAGTAGAAATTTCTTCCATAAACGAGTTTCTAAGttacttttttaagtttatcatttctttattataagaaaatattatcaaataaaatctataCCAATTGCATTGCATCACATGATTTTCCTTTTCGTAGTACAATTTGTATAAAgttcacattaaataaaaaaaagtataattaatacaattaatttgtaattgtttagCATAAAATCAGAATTTGACAGCAACAACATCACCTCTGTAAACTACCAGAGCACTTGCATGGTTATTATGACTATTCACACTTTTTCATCAGTATGCTCATGAAAGCGGAACCATTACATAAGtacacttttatattatttatttctggaagaaaaaaaaacccttaaattaattttaacatagtGGAAAACGCGTcatgctatttttattttaagaataaaatttaggAGAAAAACCTTAAActtagaattaaaaattatcctAAATGACCGTAATGATCCAAAATGATGAAATGaagattgaaaacattttaacaaatagatttaaaaaatcaataataaaaaatttaccaaATTTCTGGGCTGAATTTGGTGGAGAAATGATTGACAAGACGATGACAAAGTGGTGGGTAAATGAGGGGTGTTTGGTATTTCCTAAAAGAGAAACATTTTATGAACAGTGAATGACAATATTCAAAAGTTAGCAGTTCGGAAAAAAGAAGCAATGATGGTTGCCAGAACATTCAAACGTAGGCACATGGACAAATCCTTCAAACTGAATCCAGCTCAGGCGGCTATCATGTGGAGCTGATTTGGCGGGAATCTATCAAGAGAATCAATGTAAAAAAAGTGAGTAacacatttttctattttatagtttcttaaaatataacttattgaaaatactataaaatatttgattatataaaatgtgagattcaataaaatttaaaaataaaaaattgttaaaagtgtattactaatattttataataataatagtaataaagcAGGGACTCGTGGAGTGGTAGTTTCTTTTGCTTTACCtttagttttgtcgctttttaATTTTCTGCAGCCGAGATTCCTTCAGCAACCAGCGACTTTCTCCTACTCACACACACCACATGCTTCTGTCATGTCAACTTCCTTCTCCCTCATCCTGCATACTTTACAGCTTCATCGCATTTTCCAATTTTTCTCAGAAATTAGGGGTTTGGAATAACTCCTGTCCATATAAATTTACTTACCGGACCGAAACTTTTAACTGTTTTATATCaaacaaaactattaaaataaagaaaaggtacCCGGTAAATATAAAGAATACGTTGATACCAGCATCATTAATATTGAATGCGtttatcttaataatattactattaGGTTAATATCTCTCAGATTAAAATTTGCTAGTTTACTTAATGTTTAACTCGCTATTTCTAAGTCTTTAAATCTACTTAAAGATGCTGTCTTTCAATTGAACCTAAAATAAAGGGGAAAAAACACGCTCTGTGACCCCAGGAAAACTCACTTTATTGCATTACAAATTTACAATAACAATAAGCAAGCTAACCGGATCAGTTCTTTTTAGGGGGTAAACAGCTAACAAGCTCGTTACAATATATAGTCTCAATCCAGTGAAGTCATTTGGGTTTTTAATTAAGAACATGCATACGATGTTTTTTTGGCATAAATATGACATGCCAAGCTGGCATAGTATGCAGAAATAATTTTCCTAGCCATTAAGTCATTAGGgcaggagagaaaaaaaatattaaagtataaaattaatgatcGAATCATGAAATGAACACAATTCCTGATAATAATTACATGTCCCGCTCAAAACGCCTCGTCGTCAACCATGCTGGCTGCGTAGTGACCCAAATTTCGGCCCTGTAGTTTaccagaagagaaaaaaatgaagagaacaaaatTCAGTAACGTAGGACTAATAAGATACCCCCATTACATTTAAGATTATTACATAAATGGCAAAGCACGATTGTGCCCAGAAAACTTAACAGCCTAGACAAATAGATCGAGAAAATTAGTTTGTATCAAACAAGATTGAACTTATTGAGGCAGTTCGCATGAATGTCACGTCTCAGAAATGCCCCACATTAAAATTGAGAGGGAGCCTTAGCTCGCTCCAACGTCAGGGCTGAGGAAGGTACCCGCCCGTTGTTTATTGTAGCAAAAATTATCAAAGTACTTCATCAAGCCCTTTAAACGGGAAAATAAAACTTAAGATCGTTACATGGCATGAATACCAACCTCAGATAACAACCGTTGCTTATTAAGTAATTGTGTCCTAGCCTTGTTCTGAACTGAATTTGGAGATTTGAACATTCTCTGAAGAGGGACAATAATGCAGATAAGTACACAGTGACAAGAAACAGGGAAAAAAACAAGTGAGAGTAGCAAACAGATAATCAGTAATCAGTCACAGAAACCAACCTTTTCACCGCTAGACATCCGATGTTCATTGTTGTTAAGATATCTTCTCTTTGGTGTGAAATTAAATACATCTTGAAGGAACTCATTTTCCTAATTTGATAAGGGAGAAGGGGGAAATAAATTAACCACGGAAATAATAAGTTTTTCAGCAAAACTAAAATTTCAGTGATGAAAATTGCCAAGAGAAAGCCAACCTGCATATGCTTGATGAATCCTCCTCCCCCTAAAAAGTGCTTGAGAAAGTTCAACTGCAAAAAATGTATGTTAAAGTTTAACACAGAAAGGGAAGCTTTTGTCagaaaaaaagatgaatgaaaaagattaaaaaaaaaaaaaaaaaaaacctgtaTCATTTTGGACCATGAAGATGTCTGCAGTGAATCACCACCAATTTTCATAGAAACTTCAGGAGAGTAACCATACTAGTAACACCAGGTATTAAAGTAAGGTCAGTAACTGATGTTCGGGAAGGGTAGATGTACACAGCCCTACAACCCGAGAGGCTGTTTACAGAATCTGAACACATGATAAGGTAACAAGacttttttagaatataaattacAGTTAATTAGAAAGGAAAATCAAGTACCTCAAAAAATTCCACAATATCTCGGAACAAGTTCCTCTGATTATTAAGATCTTTCTTAGCAGAACCTTTTCCACCAGCCTCAACAGAAAGGTTTTTGACTTGATTGATGACCTTCCTTTTCAATCCTTGTAAATGGACGTAACTTTCCTGCAGGTTAATCTCTTCTTGATTCATTGCACTTGCACCCTTAGAATCAGCAGAAAATTTCTCTATAATCCCATTCTCAAAAATTACAGCCAGTGCTTCACCAGCAGCAATACGTACAGGTCGATCTTCCTTGTCTAAAAGACTTGATAAATAAGATATTGAACTGCattaacaacaaaatcaattattttgatCAACactatataaacaatattcGATGTCTTAAAATTACGTTTCACCTCAATGTTT contains these protein-coding regions:
- the LOC106765088 gene encoding interferon-related developmental regulator 1 isoform X2, producing the protein MGKRNEEVLFDQDALLDHALDALDEKRSSTRERALSVIVGAFSSNLQHQFVDKKFATLLHLCLASIKKGSKKASAKEIALASHVIGLLSLTVGCGDNRAREIFEETVRPLDEFLTSKSDFTKIPSLLGCLAIITFVGGNDKEETEKSMDILWRVIHPRLGSNVVAVKPSALLITAIISAWSFLLSTMSEFKLNSKHWQNSISYLSSLLDKEDRPVRIAAGEALAVIFENGIIEKFSADSKGASAMNQEEINLQESYVHLQGLKRKVINQVKNLSVEAGGKGSAKKDLNNQRNLFRDIVEFFEYGYSPEVSMKIGGDSLQTSSWSKMIQLNFLKHFLGGGGFIKHMQENEFLQDVFNFTPKRRYLNNNEHRMSSGEKRMFKSPNSVQNKARTQLLNKQRLLSEGRNLGHYAASMVDDEAF